In one Paraburkholderia megapolitana genomic region, the following are encoded:
- a CDS encoding siderophore-interacting protein, whose translation MQEQTDLTVVRVRHPLKFRLLRVARIDSITPHMLRVTLTGDDLHDFASASFDDHVKVFFPAPGEDKPALPTAGPNGPVFAEGTRPVARDFTPRRFDREARELDLEFALHEAGPAAEWAAKAQVGQYLGIGGPRGSLVIPSGFDWHLLIGDDTALPAIARRLEELPANTRVAAVVEVADPSARIEFETAANLHIVWRYRSDSPYRGDALLQAVRDTYLPEGVGYVWAAGESATMRAVRYHLCTERGVDKSRIRAASYWKQGAQAVHENLDD comes from the coding sequence ATGCAAGAGCAAACCGATCTGACAGTCGTCCGCGTGCGCCATCCGCTGAAGTTCCGTCTGCTGCGCGTCGCACGCATCGACTCCATCACACCGCATATGTTGCGCGTCACCTTGACCGGCGACGATCTGCACGACTTTGCCTCCGCATCATTCGACGATCACGTGAAGGTCTTTTTCCCCGCTCCCGGCGAAGACAAACCGGCGCTGCCCACGGCCGGTCCGAACGGCCCGGTATTCGCCGAAGGGACCCGGCCGGTGGCACGCGACTTCACGCCGCGGCGCTTCGACCGCGAAGCACGCGAACTCGATCTCGAGTTCGCGCTGCACGAAGCCGGCCCGGCTGCCGAATGGGCTGCGAAGGCGCAGGTCGGCCAGTACCTGGGCATAGGCGGCCCGCGCGGTTCGCTGGTGATCCCGAGCGGCTTCGACTGGCATCTGCTGATCGGCGACGACACAGCGTTGCCCGCCATCGCGCGGCGCCTCGAAGAACTGCCTGCGAACACCCGTGTCGCGGCCGTGGTCGAAGTCGCCGATCCGTCGGCGCGCATCGAGTTCGAGACGGCGGCGAACCTGCATATCGTCTGGCGCTATCGCAGCGACTCGCCGTACCGCGGCGATGCCTTGCTGCAAGCGGTACGCGACACCTACCTGCCCGAAGGCGTGGGTTACGTATGGGCGGCCGGCGAGTCGGCGACCATGCGCGCGGTGCGCTACCACCTGTGCACGGAGCGTGGCGTAGACAAGTCGCGTATCCGCGCTGCCAGCTACTGGAAACAAGGTGCGCAGGCCGTCCACGAAAACCTCGACGACTGA
- a CDS encoding MFS transporter — protein MYSLSAPRERQLLWLLALTQFTVIMDFMVMMPLGPQIMHAFHITPAAFAAAVSAYSWCSGLSGLFAATYIDRFDRRKLLLTVYALFAVSNLACAFASSYPLLLAARAFAGLTGGILGSIIMAIVGDLIPVARRGAASGTIMTAFSIAAIAGVPAGVILGAHFSWAAPFVLLVVLSVLVWFGCSRILPSLDQHLSQRPAPLSQVLPELYRLFANRRHLNAFALTFMVMVSHMLVIPFISPTLVANHGIAPAQLSWLYMAGGAATFFTSRAVGKLSDRYGKHRVFRIVVLLSMLPVLFVTHLPDVSLAVMLVFFPIFMVAMSGRFVPMQALLTTVPQPQQRGAFLSANSALQALGMGCGAWIGGLMLSIGPAGQIEGYGVVGWVAVAIAVCAIVWVGRVTSAGDHPASRPPVGGEAMSEM, from the coding sequence ATGTACTCATTGAGTGCACCGCGCGAACGCCAGTTGCTCTGGCTGCTCGCGCTGACGCAGTTCACCGTCATCATGGACTTCATGGTGATGATGCCGCTCGGACCGCAGATCATGCACGCGTTCCACATCACGCCGGCCGCGTTTGCCGCGGCCGTCTCGGCTTATTCCTGGTGTTCGGGCCTGTCGGGTCTGTTCGCCGCCACCTACATCGACCGCTTCGACCGGCGCAAGCTGCTGCTCACCGTGTACGCGTTGTTTGCCGTGTCGAACCTCGCGTGCGCGTTTGCCAGCAGCTATCCGTTGCTGCTCGCTGCACGCGCGTTCGCGGGTCTGACCGGCGGCATCCTCGGCTCGATCATCATGGCGATCGTAGGCGACCTGATTCCGGTCGCGCGGCGCGGTGCGGCAAGCGGCACGATCATGACCGCATTCTCCATCGCGGCGATTGCCGGCGTGCCGGCCGGTGTGATACTCGGTGCGCATTTCAGCTGGGCAGCGCCGTTCGTGCTGCTGGTCGTGCTGTCGGTGCTGGTCTGGTTCGGTTGCTCGCGCATCTTGCCGTCGCTCGACCAGCATCTGTCGCAGCGGCCCGCACCGCTCTCGCAGGTCCTGCCTGAGCTGTACCGGCTGTTTGCCAACCGGCGGCACCTGAACGCGTTCGCGCTGACCTTCATGGTCATGGTGTCGCACATGCTGGTGATCCCGTTCATCTCGCCAACGCTCGTGGCCAACCACGGCATCGCACCGGCTCAGTTGTCGTGGCTGTACATGGCGGGCGGCGCGGCAACGTTCTTCACGTCGCGCGCGGTGGGCAAACTGTCGGACCGCTACGGCAAGCATCGGGTGTTTCGCATCGTCGTGCTGCTGTCGATGCTGCCGGTCCTGTTCGTGACGCATCTGCCCGACGTATCGCTTGCCGTGATGCTGGTGTTCTTCCCGATCTTCATGGTGGCGATGTCCGGACGCTTCGTGCCGATGCAGGCGCTGCTGACAACCGTGCCGCAACCGCAACAGCGCGGGGCATTCCTTAGCGCGAACAGCGCGTTGCAGGCACTCGGTATGGGTTGCGGCGCATGGATCGGCGGGCTGATGCTGTCGATAGGTCCTGCCGGACAGATCGAAGGCTATGGCGTCGTCGGTTGGGTCGCGGTGGCGATCGCAGTGTGCGCGATCGTGTGGGTTGGCCGTGTTACTTCAGCGGGGGACCATCCGGCCTCGCGGCCGCCGGTGGGCGGTGAAGCAATGAGCGAGATGTAA
- a CDS encoding AMP-binding protein: MNGTTTATAAQAFLDARDLLLRHRSDYTSAYREFAWPVLGEFNWALDYFDVIARGNDNPALWIVDDPASPGLKLSFAQMSERSARMANFLRGLGVRRGDRLLLMLPNRVELWDVMLAAMKLGAIVLPATTQLSADDVRDRVQIGGADYVVVDSAELSKFDALDANLKRISVGTPRAGWTDLAAAYDAPASFVADAPTRASDPMLLYFTSGTTSKPKLVEHTHESYPVGHLSTMYWIGLQPGDIHWNISSPGWAKHAWSCFFAPWNAQACVFVFNYARFVPKDTLDVLVNFRVTTLCAPPTVWRMLVQEPLASYAVQLREIVGAGEPLNPEVIERVRHAWNVTIRDGFGQTETTCQIGNSPGQPVVPGSMGRPLPGYTIELVDADDQPATEGEIALSLAHRPVALMTGYANNPDATAHAMRNGYYHTSDVALRREDGYYVYVGRADDVFKSSDYRLSPFELESVLIEHEAIAEAAVVPSADPLRLSVPKAFVTVRHGFEAGPELARSVFAFSREKLSPYKRIRRLQFSELPKTISGKIRRVELRCRELEREAEPARLPGEYWEEDFPDISARREGDAS; the protein is encoded by the coding sequence ATGAACGGGACGACCACCGCCACCGCCGCGCAGGCTTTTCTCGACGCGCGCGATCTGCTGTTGCGACATCGCAGCGACTACACGAGCGCGTACCGCGAATTCGCGTGGCCGGTGCTCGGCGAATTCAACTGGGCACTCGACTATTTCGACGTGATCGCGCGTGGCAACGACAACCCGGCGTTGTGGATCGTCGACGATCCGGCCAGTCCCGGGCTCAAGCTCTCGTTTGCACAGATGTCGGAGCGCTCGGCGCGTATGGCGAACTTTCTGCGCGGGCTCGGCGTGCGTCGCGGCGACCGCCTGCTGCTGATGCTGCCCAATCGCGTCGAACTGTGGGACGTGATGCTCGCCGCGATGAAGCTCGGTGCGATCGTGTTGCCGGCTACGACCCAGTTGTCGGCGGACGATGTGCGCGATCGCGTGCAGATCGGCGGCGCGGATTACGTTGTCGTGGATAGTGCGGAACTCAGCAAATTCGATGCGCTCGATGCGAACCTCAAGCGCATTTCGGTCGGCACGCCGCGTGCGGGCTGGACCGATTTGGCCGCCGCCTACGATGCGCCCGCGTCGTTCGTTGCCGACGCGCCGACCCGCGCGAGCGATCCGATGCTGCTGTACTTCACGTCCGGCACGACCTCGAAGCCGAAGCTCGTCGAGCATACGCATGAGAGCTATCCGGTCGGCCATCTGTCGACGATGTACTGGATCGGCCTGCAACCTGGCGACATCCACTGGAACATCAGTTCGCCGGGCTGGGCCAAGCACGCATGGAGCTGCTTCTTCGCGCCGTGGAATGCGCAGGCCTGCGTGTTCGTCTTCAACTACGCGCGCTTCGTGCCGAAGGACACGCTCGACGTACTGGTGAATTTCCGCGTGACCACGCTGTGCGCACCGCCGACCGTCTGGCGCATGCTCGTGCAGGAGCCGCTGGCGTCGTATGCGGTGCAGTTGCGTGAGATCGTCGGGGCAGGCGAGCCGCTGAATCCGGAGGTGATCGAGCGCGTGCGTCACGCCTGGAACGTGACGATACGCGATGGTTTCGGCCAGACTGAAACGACCTGCCAGATCGGCAATTCGCCGGGCCAGCCGGTCGTGCCGGGATCGATGGGGCGGCCGTTGCCCGGTTATACGATCGAACTCGTCGATGCCGACGACCAACCGGCTACTGAAGGCGAGATCGCGCTGTCGCTTGCACACCGTCCGGTCGCCTTGATGACCGGCTATGCAAACAACCCGGACGCAACGGCGCACGCAATGCGCAACGGCTATTACCACACGTCGGATGTCGCGCTGCGTCGCGAGGATGGCTACTACGTGTACGTCGGTCGCGCCGACGATGTGTTCAAGTCGTCCGACTACCGGCTAAGCCCGTTCGAACTCGAAAGCGTGCTGATCGAACACGAAGCGATCGCCGAGGCGGCAGTTGTGCCGAGCGCCGACCCGCTGCGTCTGTCGGTGCCGAAAGCGTTTGTCACCGTGCGTCATGGGTTCGAAGCGGGACCCGAACTCGCGCGCAGCGTGTTTGCGTTCTCGCGAGAAAAGCTGTCGCCGTACAAGCGGATTCGCCGGTTGCAATTCAGCGAGCTGCCGAAAACTATCTCCGGCAAGATCCGTCGTGTCGAATTGCGGTGCCGCGAACTGGAGCGCGAAGCGGAGCCGGCGCGATTGCCGGGCGAGTATTGGGAAGAGGATTTCCCGGATATCTCGGCGCGCCGCGAAGGCGACGCGTCGTGA
- a CDS encoding acyl-CoA dehydrogenase family protein encodes MNDFYTEDQRMIRDAARDFSTGRLAPNAAQWDRESRLPPEVVTEMGALGLLGMIVPSEWDGSYTDYIAYALALEEVAAGCASCATLMSVHNSVGCGPILSFGTEDQKQRYLRDLATGRKLGAFCLTEPHAGSEASNLRTRATLRDGKWVLDGSKQFVTNGSRADLAIVFAVTDPELGKRGLSAFIVPTDTPGFNVGSPEKKLGIRASDTCPISFDQCAVPEANLLGARGDGLRIALSNLEGGRIGIAAQAVGIARAAFEAARAYANERVQFGKAIKEHQSIANLLADMTTQLNAARLLVHHAARLRSAGLPCLSEASQAKLFASEMAEEVCSNAIQIHGGYGYLQDYAVERHYRDARITQIYEGTSEVQRMVIARQI; translated from the coding sequence ATGAACGATTTCTATACCGAAGATCAACGGATGATCCGCGACGCAGCGCGCGATTTCTCAACCGGGCGGCTCGCGCCGAACGCGGCGCAGTGGGATCGTGAGAGCCGGCTGCCGCCGGAAGTCGTGACCGAAATGGGCGCGCTCGGGCTGCTCGGCATGATCGTGCCGTCGGAGTGGGATGGCTCGTACACCGACTACATTGCCTATGCGCTCGCGCTCGAAGAGGTGGCTGCCGGCTGCGCCTCCTGTGCGACGCTGATGAGCGTGCACAACTCGGTCGGCTGCGGGCCGATCCTGAGCTTCGGCACTGAGGACCAGAAACAGCGCTATCTGCGCGACCTTGCGACCGGCCGCAAGCTCGGCGCGTTCTGTCTGACCGAGCCGCACGCGGGTTCCGAAGCCAGCAACCTGCGCACGCGCGCGACGCTGCGCGATGGCAAGTGGGTGCTGGATGGCAGCAAGCAGTTCGTCACGAACGGTTCGCGCGCCGACCTCGCGATCGTCTTCGCGGTCACCGATCCGGAGCTGGGCAAACGCGGTCTGTCGGCCTTCATCGTGCCCACCGATACACCGGGCTTCAACGTCGGGTCACCCGAAAAAAAGCTCGGCATCCGCGCGTCGGATACCTGCCCGATCTCGTTCGATCAGTGCGCGGTACCCGAAGCGAATCTGCTCGGCGCGCGCGGCGACGGCCTGCGCATCGCGCTGTCGAATCTCGAAGGCGGCCGGATCGGTATCGCGGCCCAGGCGGTCGGCATCGCGCGCGCGGCATTCGAAGCGGCACGCGCGTATGCGAACGAGCGCGTGCAGTTCGGCAAGGCCATCAAGGAACATCAGTCCATCGCCAATCTGCTCGCTGACATGACGACACAGTTGAACGCCGCGCGGCTGCTCGTGCATCACGCGGCGCGTCTGCGCAGTGCGGGGCTGCCGTGTCTGTCCGAGGCATCGCAGGCAAAACTGTTTGCATCGGAAATGGCCGAAGAGGTCTGCTCGAACGCGATCCAGATTCACGGCGGCTACGGTTATCTGCAGGACTACGCGGTCGAGCGCCACTACCGCGATGCCCGCATTACGCAGATCTACGAAGGCACCAGCGAAGTACAGAGAATGGTGATCGCGCGTCAGATTTGA
- a CDS encoding AraC family transcriptional regulator produces the protein MKSDKGTISVSLVEETLALARARGLDVGPLIEAAGIAPPMLASPKGRVSPEQYGALWAGIARALDDEFFGQDSHPMRSGSFIAMTHAALGARDGAHALSRAVGFMRLILDDLRVEIDTDATRVRLVFTHREGTPLPTMFAYATYFILVYGLVCWLVGRRIPLQRARFRCAEPPAAHEYRLMFCDDMAFGQPASYVDLAPDFMSLPVVQTTRSVKPFLRDAPGSFVVKYRNPGSFAARVRKTLRALAMSAWPAADQMAASLNVAEATMRRRLKQEGHTYQSIKDDLRRDIAIAELQDTDRTIADIAQAVGFAEPSAFHRAFRKWTGMRPTDYRAARAAMHHPPRARQTVT, from the coding sequence ATGAAAAGCGACAAGGGAACCATCTCCGTCAGTCTCGTCGAGGAAACCCTGGCGCTCGCCCGCGCCCGCGGCCTCGACGTCGGGCCGCTCATCGAGGCCGCCGGCATCGCGCCGCCGATGCTCGCGTCGCCCAAAGGACGTGTCTCGCCCGAGCAATACGGCGCGCTGTGGGCCGGCATCGCTCGCGCGCTCGACGACGAGTTCTTCGGCCAGGATTCGCATCCGATGCGCAGCGGCAGCTTCATCGCGATGACCCATGCCGCGCTCGGCGCGCGCGATGGCGCGCATGCGCTCTCGCGTGCAGTCGGCTTCATGCGGCTGATTCTCGACGATCTGCGCGTGGAGATCGACACCGACGCGACGCGCGTGCGCCTGGTGTTCACGCATCGCGAAGGCACCCCGCTGCCCACGATGTTCGCGTATGCGACGTACTTCATTCTGGTCTACGGCCTGGTCTGCTGGCTCGTGGGACGGCGCATTCCGCTGCAGCGGGCACGCTTTCGTTGCGCGGAGCCGCCGGCCGCGCACGAATACCGCTTGATGTTCTGCGACGACATGGCGTTCGGGCAGCCCGCGTCGTATGTCGATCTCGCGCCCGATTTCATGAGCCTGCCGGTTGTGCAGACCACGCGCTCCGTCAAACCGTTCCTGCGCGATGCGCCGGGCAGCTTCGTCGTCAAGTACCGCAATCCCGGCTCGTTCGCCGCGCGGGTACGCAAGACGCTGCGCGCCCTCGCGATGTCTGCATGGCCCGCCGCCGACCAGATGGCCGCGTCGCTGAACGTCGCGGAGGCGACGATGCGCAGACGCCTGAAACAGGAAGGCCACACGTACCAGTCGATCAAGGACGACCTGCGGCGCGATATCGCGATCGCCGAGTTGCAGGACACCGACCGGACGATCGCGGACATCGCGCAGGCGGTCGGTTTTGCGGAACCGAGCGCGTTTCATCGCGCGTTCCGCAAATGGACCGGCATGCGGCCGACTGACTACCGCGCAGCACGCGCCGCAATGCACCATCCGCCGCGAGCGCGGCAAACCGTCACCTGA
- a CDS encoding NCS2 family permease, translating to MNSVKQYFGFDEAGTNLRTEVLAGLTTFLTMAYIVFVNPSILGDAGMPKDAVFVATCLVAALASLIMGLYANYPIACAPGMGLNAYFAYTVVKGMGFTWQAALGAVFISGCLFLIVTLFRVREVIVNGIPHSIRIAITGGIGLFLAIISLKSAGVVVGNPATLVTLGNLHDPHVVLAIIGFFTIVTLDFLRVRGAILIGIVGVTVLSFFFGGNQFHGVVSAPPSIDTTLFHLDIRGALSAGVLNVILVFFLVELFDATGTLMGVANRAGLLVEGKMHRLNKALLADSTAILAGSLLGTSSTTAYIESASGVQAGGRTGMTAITVAVLFLACLFFAPLAGVVPAYATAPALLYVSCLMLREMAELPWDDATEVVPAALTALLMPFTYSIANGVAFGFISYAGLKLLTGQARKVKLVVWVIAAVFLFRFFYLGAE from the coding sequence ATGAACTCCGTCAAACAGTATTTCGGCTTCGACGAAGCGGGCACGAACCTGCGCACGGAAGTGCTCGCGGGCCTCACCACCTTCCTGACGATGGCCTACATCGTCTTCGTCAATCCGTCGATCCTCGGCGATGCGGGCATGCCGAAAGACGCCGTGTTCGTCGCCACCTGTCTCGTCGCGGCGCTCGCCTCGTTGATCATGGGGTTGTACGCGAACTACCCGATCGCCTGCGCGCCTGGTATGGGGCTCAACGCGTACTTCGCCTATACGGTCGTCAAGGGTATGGGGTTCACCTGGCAGGCGGCGCTCGGCGCGGTGTTCATCTCGGGATGTCTGTTTCTCATCGTGACGCTGTTTCGCGTGCGCGAGGTGATCGTCAACGGTATTCCGCATTCGATCCGCATTGCGATTACCGGCGGCATCGGGCTGTTTCTCGCGATCATCTCGCTGAAATCGGCTGGCGTCGTGGTCGGCAATCCGGCTACGCTCGTCACGCTCGGTAACCTGCACGATCCGCACGTCGTGCTCGCGATCATCGGCTTCTTTACCATCGTCACGCTCGACTTCCTGCGCGTGCGCGGCGCGATCCTGATCGGCATCGTCGGCGTGACCGTGCTGAGCTTCTTCTTCGGCGGCAACCAGTTTCATGGTGTCGTCTCGGCGCCGCCGTCGATCGACACGACGCTGTTTCATCTCGACATCCGCGGTGCGCTGTCCGCCGGTGTGCTGAACGTGATCCTCGTGTTCTTCCTCGTCGAGCTGTTCGATGCGACCGGTACGCTGATGGGTGTCGCGAACCGCGCGGGGCTGCTGGTCGAAGGCAAGATGCACCGGTTGAACAAGGCGCTGCTCGCCGACAGTACCGCCATCCTTGCGGGCTCCCTGCTCGGCACGTCGTCGACAACCGCGTATATCGAAAGCGCCTCGGGCGTGCAGGCTGGCGGGCGTACCGGCATGACGGCGATCACCGTAGCCGTGCTGTTTCTCGCCTGCCTGTTCTTCGCGCCGCTCGCGGGCGTTGTGCCCGCTTACGCGACCGCACCGGCGCTGCTGTACGTGTCGTGCCTGATGCTGCGCGAAATGGCCGAGCTGCCGTGGGACGATGCAACCGAAGTCGTGCCGGCCGCGCTCACCGCACTGCTGATGCCGTTCACGTATTCGATCGCAAACGGCGTCGCGTTCGGCTTCATTTCATACGCGGGGCTCAAACTGCTGACCGGACAGGCGCGCAAAGTGAAGCTCGTCGTCTGGGTCATCGCGGCGGTCTTCCTGTTCCGGTTCTTCTATCTCGGCGCGGAATAG
- a CDS encoding cytochrome b, translating to MHSRSSADRYSRPAIFFHWAIVLLIALAYLAIEIRGPKGSDSRVFWTALHLWAGTLVLTLAILRLLWRLWRPAPPEVNTNVLLAFLARLVHLALYVFIFAQPLLGMLMVNTGGHPVTLAGLNLNITLVGADPAARAALKTLHVLLGNAFYWVIGVHALAAIGHQVIFRDRTLQRML from the coding sequence ATGCATTCCCGTTCGTCCGCCGACCGCTATTCGCGGCCGGCCATTTTCTTTCACTGGGCGATCGTGCTGTTGATCGCACTCGCCTATCTGGCCATCGAGATTCGCGGCCCGAAAGGCAGCGACAGCCGCGTGTTCTGGACCGCGCTGCATCTGTGGGCCGGCACGCTCGTGCTCACGCTCGCGATCCTGCGGCTGCTATGGCGCCTGTGGCGCCCCGCGCCGCCGGAGGTCAATACGAACGTGCTGCTCGCGTTTCTCGCACGGCTCGTCCATCTCGCGCTCTATGTGTTCATTTTTGCGCAGCCGCTGCTGGGCATGCTGATGGTCAATACCGGCGGGCATCCGGTCACGCTGGCCGGATTGAATCTGAACATCACGCTGGTTGGCGCGGACCCCGCTGCCCGTGCCGCCCTCAAGACGCTGCACGTGCTGCTCGGTAACGCGTTCTATTGGGTGATCGGCGTGCATGCGCTCGCGGCGATCGGGCATCAGGTCATATTCCGCGACCGGACGCTGCAGCGGATGCTGTGA
- a CDS encoding DUF1488 family protein, giving the protein MQINFPYETPAYSGPELTLAFPALVDGERVECMITAEALEDHFGAASTRLEDMVGAFDTHRERIEAATRRLLSETRAQCLVLRSGYVRFYNANWRN; this is encoded by the coding sequence ATGCAGATCAATTTCCCGTACGAAACCCCGGCGTATTCGGGGCCCGAGTTGACCCTGGCATTTCCGGCCCTGGTCGACGGCGAGAGGGTGGAATGCATGATCACCGCCGAGGCGCTGGAAGATCACTTCGGGGCGGCGTCGACGCGGCTCGAAGATATGGTCGGCGCATTCGATACGCATCGTGAGCGGATCGAGGCAGCCACCCGCCGTCTGCTGTCGGAAACGCGCGCGCAGTGCCTCGTACTGCGCAGCGGCTACGTCCGGTTCTACAACGCGAACTGGCGCAACTGA
- a CDS encoding sigma-54-dependent Fis family transcriptional regulator, producing the protein MTHRPATPSTAGRPDVIAQAHARSLQVGLRASEIPDFQPLARSMLRGVIERNQSLYTHALPVMETLHAQIVDTQSMVVLTDSNGVILHSLGDSDFIEKANRVALCPGVSWAESDRGTNAIGTALVDGQPTVVHAGEHFLQANHILTCSCAPIVDPFGNTIGALDVSGDTRGFHKHTLALVRMSAQMIENHLFSNQFADAVRIHFHARAEFIGTLFEGLAAFTPDGLFLSANRSALFQLGRPLGGMLRQPFEALFGFGFPALLQQVARAPGEAMTLTLPSGVRVVARGEFNAPRERMATALTKFGERHDVLATSGARPATQAADAITLAALDTGDAQIAAILRRVEKVHGRDIPILVLGKTGTGKEWLARAIHQDSPRRDAPFVAVNCASLPDTLIEAELFGYEDGAFTGAKKRGSAGKIVQADGGTLFLDEIGDMPPAQQVRLMRVLQERTVVPLGGTRAVPVDLRIVCATHRNLRAMIEAGTFREDLYYRINGLVVTLPALAERTDLAALVSRILEQQRDSERIPLRVSAAVLERFARCRWPGNLRQLANVLRTAGIMAEGAAQIDVEHLPDDFLQDCIADAAGVDDGVTASESATVDAPAMQRPTTSAHRMEDWQTTLIEQTLARHRGNISAAARELGLARNTVYRFLRRRDAH; encoded by the coding sequence GTGACCCATCGTCCCGCCACGCCCTCGACGGCCGGTCGGCCCGACGTGATCGCGCAGGCTCATGCGCGTTCGCTGCAGGTCGGACTGCGAGCGTCCGAAATACCCGATTTCCAGCCACTCGCACGTTCCATGCTGCGCGGCGTGATCGAGCGTAACCAGTCGCTCTACACGCACGCGTTACCGGTGATGGAAACGCTGCACGCACAGATCGTCGATACGCAAAGCATGGTGGTACTCACCGACAGCAACGGCGTGATCCTGCACAGTCTCGGCGACAGCGACTTCATCGAAAAGGCCAACCGCGTGGCGCTGTGCCCCGGCGTTTCGTGGGCCGAAAGTGACCGCGGCACGAATGCGATCGGCACCGCGCTCGTCGACGGCCAGCCGACTGTCGTGCATGCCGGCGAACACTTCCTGCAAGCGAACCACATCCTCACCTGCTCGTGCGCACCGATCGTCGATCCGTTCGGCAACACGATCGGTGCGCTCGACGTGAGCGGCGACACGCGCGGCTTTCACAAACACACGCTGGCGCTCGTACGGATGTCCGCGCAGATGATCGAGAACCACCTGTTCTCGAACCAGTTCGCCGATGCCGTGCGGATTCATTTTCATGCACGTGCTGAATTCATCGGTACGCTGTTTGAAGGGCTCGCTGCGTTTACACCCGATGGGCTCTTTCTGTCGGCGAATCGTAGTGCGCTGTTTCAATTGGGACGGCCGCTCGGTGGCATGCTGCGGCAGCCGTTCGAAGCGCTGTTCGGTTTCGGCTTTCCTGCGCTGCTGCAGCAGGTGGCACGCGCACCCGGCGAAGCCATGACGCTGACGCTGCCGAGCGGTGTGCGGGTCGTCGCGCGCGGCGAATTCAATGCGCCGCGCGAGCGGATGGCGACTGCGCTGACGAAATTCGGCGAGCGTCACGATGTGCTTGCCACATCGGGTGCACGCCCGGCAACGCAAGCCGCCGATGCCATCACGCTCGCCGCGCTCGATACCGGCGACGCGCAGATTGCCGCGATCCTGCGCCGCGTCGAGAAGGTGCACGGACGCGATATTCCGATTCTGGTGCTCGGCAAGACCGGCACCGGCAAGGAATGGCTCGCGCGCGCGATCCATCAGGATTCGCCTCGTCGCGACGCGCCGTTTGTCGCAGTGAATTGCGCGTCGCTGCCGGACACGTTGATCGAAGCCGAACTGTTCGGCTACGAAGACGGCGCATTCACGGGCGCGAAAAAACGCGGCAGCGCGGGCAAGATCGTGCAGGCGGACGGCGGCACACTGTTTCTCGACGAGATCGGCGACATGCCGCCTGCGCAGCAGGTCCGGTTGATGCGCGTGCTGCAGGAGCGCACAGTCGTGCCGCTCGGTGGCACACGGGCGGTGCCGGTCGATCTGCGGATCGTCTGTGCGACCCATCGCAACCTGCGCGCGATGATCGAAGCGGGCACGTTCCGCGAAGACCTGTACTACCGGATCAACGGGCTCGTCGTCACGTTGCCTGCGCTTGCCGAGCGTACCGATCTCGCCGCACTGGTCAGCCGGATACTCGAACAGCAACGCGACAGCGAACGGATTCCGCTGCGCGTGTCGGCGGCTGTGCTCGAGCGCTTTGCGCGCTGCCGCTGGCCCGGCAACCTGCGGCAACTGGCCAACGTGTTGCGTACGGCCGGCATCATGGCCGAAGGCGCGGCGCAAATCGACGTCGAACATCTACCCGACGATTTTCTGCAGGACTGCATTGCCGATGCTGCCGGTGTCGACGACGGTGTTACCGCATCGGAATCCGCAACGGTCGATGCCCCTGCGATGCAACGCCCAACAACGTCCGCGCACCGGATGGAAGACTGGCAAACCACCTTGATCGAGCAGACACTCGCGCGACATCGCGGCAACATATCGGCGGCAGCACGCGAGCTGGGGTTGGCACGCAATACGGTCTATCGCTTCCTGCGGCGACGCGACGCGCACTGA